The sequence ATCCTGATACCGGTGCACCGCGCCGGCGACGGCCTCGTCTTCGGCGATATGGTGCTCGCTCCGGCTTCCCTGGCCGCCGGCCGCGACGATGCGCAACTGCTCTACCGCGCCGAAGACGTGAGCGTCGGCGCGGTCGCAGGAGCGCCGTCGCTTACGGCCCGCTTTGCCGAAGCGGCCCCGATCGCGGGCCGAACCATGGTGACCGCCATGGTCGGCGAACTGCGCATCACTGCGATGGCCGACAGCTACTTCACCGCCACGCCGGGGGAGCCGATCCCCCTTTCCTTCATTCGCACACCCGATGCGGTTTTCGCCGCCACCGGAGAAAGGATCCAACAATGAGGCTCATCCTCATGCGCCACGGCGAGACCCAGTGGAACGCCGAACAACGCCTCCAGGGACAGGACAACTCGCTTCTGTCCGAGCGCGGGGTCGCGCAGGTCAGGCGCTTTCGCCCCTACGCCAAGGCGTTGAAGCCGGTTCGCATAATTGCCTCGGACCTCGGCCGCACCCGGCAGACGGTCGCCCTCATCGGTCACCCGGACGCACCGACCGACGAGCGCTTCCGTGAGCTGGACATGGGCGAATGGACGGGACGGCGCAAGCCGGACCTGATCGCCGAACGGCCGGAAGAATATGCCGCCTGGCGGGCCGGTACCTTCACGCCGGCCAATGGCGAGACCTGGGGCGCCTTCCGCGGCCGCGTGGCCGAAGGCGTGCACGACTGGATGTCCCGCACCGAAGGGGACCTGCTCGTCGTTGCCCATGGTGGGGTGGTGCGCGCCGCCTGCCACGAATTCCTCGACCTTCCGCCCTCACGCGTCGTTCCGGTGACGCCGGGCACGGCGACCATCCTGCATTTCCCGCGGCGCGGCAGCATGACCGCGCAGCTCGAGGGCTACAACATCGGATCTGTCGCACCCGACGATTTCGTCGCCGACTGAGACTTGCGGCGAGGGGCATGAGATGAACTCCGGAACATTGGTTATCCTGGAACTTCTGGGTGGCGTGGCGCTGCTTCTGTGGGGCGTTCGCATGGTGCGCACCGGCGTTATGCGCGGCTGGGGCGATCGGCTGCAGCGCTTTGTCGAAGAGCGCCTGTCGAACCGGCTTACCGCCTTCGGCGGCGGGGTCCTTGCGACCGCCGTGCTCGGCAGCGCCACGGCGATGGCGCTGATCGTTGCCGGGCTCGCGGGCGCAGGCGCGATTTCGGCCCAGACCGGGCTTGCCGTCCTGCTCGGGGCGGATATCGGCTCGGCGCTCGTCTCCGGCCTCCTTGCCTCCGGCTCGTCGCTGGCGGGCGTGCTCGCTCCGCTGTTTCTCCTGACCGGTTATGTCGCATTCAGCGTGTCCGGCGAATTCCGACCGCGAAACGCCGGCCGTATCCTGATGGGCCTCGGGCTGATGCTGATGGCGCTGAAGGTGATCGTGTCGGCGACGGCACCGCTGCGCGAAGCCACGCTCTTCCACGACGTCCTGGAGGCGGTCGCGACGGAACCGGTGCTCGCTTTCCTCGTCGGTGCGATGCTTGCCTGGCTGTTTCATTCGACGCTTGCCGTCATCCTGCTCGTCGCTTCGCTACTGATGAACGGCAGCCTCGAAGTCGCCGGCGCCGTCCCGCTCATCCTCGGGATCAATTTCGGTGGCGGCCTTCCGGCAGTCAGTGCCACGCTCGACCAACCGCCATCCGCCCGCAAGCTGCCGATCGCCAATCTTTTCTGCCGCGGTCTTCTGGCCGTGTCGCTGCTGCCCTTCGCGCGGCAGATCGTGGACATTGCCGGTCGTCTACCCACGGATCCGTTGCACGTCGCCGTCGGTCT comes from Ensifer sp. PDNC004 and encodes:
- a CDS encoding histidine phosphatase family protein, giving the protein MRLILMRHGETQWNAEQRLQGQDNSLLSERGVAQVRRFRPYAKALKPVRIIASDLGRTRQTVALIGHPDAPTDERFRELDMGEWTGRRKPDLIAERPEEYAAWRAGTFTPANGETWGAFRGRVAEGVHDWMSRTEGDLLVVAHGGVVRAACHEFLDLPPSRVVPVTPGTATILHFPRRGSMTAQLEGYNIGSVAPDDFVAD
- a CDS encoding Na/Pi cotransporter family protein, with product MNSGTLVILELLGGVALLLWGVRMVRTGVMRGWGDRLQRFVEERLSNRLTAFGGGVLATAVLGSATAMALIVAGLAGAGAISAQTGLAVLLGADIGSALVSGLLASGSSLAGVLAPLFLLTGYVAFSVSGEFRPRNAGRILMGLGLMLMALKVIVSATAPLREATLFHDVLEAVATEPVLAFLVGAMLAWLFHSTLAVILLVASLLMNGSLEVAGAVPLILGINFGGGLPAVSATLDQPPSARKLPIANLFCRGLLAVSLLPFARQIVDIAGRLPTDPLHVAVGLHVAFNLVVAALFLPLSSFVVSLVERLVPQAPIAADPLASPRYLDSMSLETPAIALSNATTETIRMSELLERMFRMALTSLQAGRLENLKELLPVDARLGNYMASVHAYLGHLTQDGLPAGETSRAQEIMLFASNLEHAGDVIKLSLADRIRATIKQDIQFSASQRAAIEALSEVIVASLRLLPAALSSRDVAAASRLAAQKDRFRELEDEIVRRHLGGEHVETAAGARDNALFIDLVRDLHRINSDIAAAGYPLVQAAGLLSSSRIMNVGAVAVAR